In Mercurialis annua linkage group LG6, ddMerAnnu1.2, whole genome shotgun sequence, the following are encoded in one genomic region:
- the LOC126687064 gene encoding DEAD-box ATP-dependent RNA helicase 31-like — translation MLLSQLRCINSSLPVTRFPLLKSCPPISNNSGRPVSIFSRFFHFRLKHIRFASHFDSQQTARRFSTRPLRPSRASSENRPSKSLIEDEEELSNWVSELNKSSFLSKVSSSEDESESSRGDMKRRRENTSDEFGSNGNDRVRKVRGSKGDSFPKNSRNGSGFDREEKFNSRRKEDGNGNFRSGIRRRDAKNEPLREKRVFLHKDEDDRKELIRGLVDDDEQTDDSDGEVTLNASSAVGLTKDRPTSTGNSETYLSESRFDQCSVSPLSLKGIKDAGYEKLTVVQEATLPLILKGKDVLAKARTGTGKTVAFLLPSIEIIVKSPPPGRDQKRPPILVLVICPTRELASQAATEAKTLLKYHPSIGAQVVIGGTRLALEQKQMQANPCQILVATPGRLKDHIENTAGFATRLMGVKVLVLDEADHLLDMGFRKDIERIISAVPKQRQTLLFSATVPEEVRQICHIALRRDHEFINTVEEGSDETHAKVRQTHMIAPLDRHFSLLYVLLKDHIADNPDYKVLVFCTTAMVTRMMANLFAELKMNVREIHSRKPQSYRTRVSDEFRKSKGLILVTSDVSARGVDYPDVTLVIQIGLPADRQQYIHRLGRTGRKGKEGLGILILAPWEELFLSSIKDLPITKASETLVEPDTKKQVERALSRVEMKNKEAAYQAWLGYYNSSKVGKDKYRLVELANEFSRSMGLDNPPAIPKMVLGKMGLKNIPGLRSK, via the exons ATGCTTCTTTCCCAGCTCCGCTGCATAAACTCGTCTCTTCCGGTAACCCGTTTCCCTCTCCTCAAATCATGCCCACCCATCAGTAACAACTCCGGTCGACCCGTTTCCATTTTCTCTCGGTTCTTTCATTTCAGACTCAAACATATCCGGTTCGCCTCTCATTTCGACTCCCAACAAACCGCCCGCCGATTCTCAACTCGGCCGCTTCGGCCTAGTCGGGCAAGCTCGGAGAATAGGCCGTCAAAGAGTTTAATTGAAGACGAGGAGGAACTGAGTAACTGGGTTAGCGAGTTGAATAAGAGTTCGTTTCTTAGTAAAGTTAGTAGCAGTGAAGACGAGTCGGAATCTAGTAGAGGTGATATGAAGAGAAGAAGGGAAAATACATCTGATGAGTTTGGTAGTAATGGTAATGATAGGGTTAGGAAAGTTAGGGGTAGTAAAGGTGATTCGTTTCCGAAGAATTCGAGGAATGGTAGTGGTTTTGATAGGGAGGAGAAGTTTAATTCGCGGCGGAAGGAGGACGGGAATGGTAATTTTAGGAGTGGAATTAGAAGAAGAGATGCGAAGAATGAACCATTGAGGGAGAAAAGGGTGTTTCTTCACAAGGATGAGGATGATAGGAAGGAGTTAATTAGGGGTTTGGTGGATGACGACGAGCAGACTGATGATTCGGATGGTGAGGTTACTTTAAATGCATCTTCTGCAGTAGGGTTAACGAAAGATAGGCCCACTTCGACTGGGAATTCGGAAACTTATTTAAGCGAATCTAG ATTTGATCAGTGCTCGGTTTCTCCTTTGTCATTGAAAGGAATTAAGGATGCAGGATATGAGAAATTGACTGTTGTTCAGGAGGCCACTCTTCCCCTTATACTAAAAG GTAAGGATGTTCTTGCTAAGGCTAGAACAGGCACTGGAAAAACTGTAGCATTTTTG CTTCCATCAATCGAAATTATTGTAAAATCTCCTCCTCCTGGTCGCGACCAAAAGCGACCTCCAATTTTGGTGCTTGTTATTTGCCCAACTCGGGAACTTGCAAGTCAGGCTGCAACAGAAGCAAAGACTCTACTGAAGTATCATCCTTCTATCGGTGCTCAAGTTGTGATTGGAGGTACCAGACTTGCTCTTGAacagaaacaaatgcaagctaACCCATGCCAG ATTCTTGTTGCTACACCTGGACGGCTCAAAGACCATATTGAGAATACTGCTGGATTTGCAACAAGGCTGATGGGTGTCAAGGTCCTTGTACTTGATGAAGCTGATCATTTGCTAGACATGGGATTTCGTAAAGACATCGAGAGAATAATTAGTGCTGTTCCCAAGCAACGACAGACTCTTCTTTTTTCTGCAACAGTTCCTGAAGAG GTTCGTCAAATTTGTCACATTGCTTTGCGAAGAGATCATGAATTCATCAATACAGTTGAAGAGGGATCAGATGAGACACATGCAAAG GTGAGACAGACGCATATGATTGCTCCATTAGACAGGCATTTTTCTCTATTATATGTTCTTCTTAAGGATCATATTGCAGATAACCCTGACTATAAG GTTCTTGTATTTTGCACAACTGCTATGGTCACAAGAATGATGGCTAACCTATTTGCTGAACTGAAAATGAATGTTAGAGAGATCCATTCAAGAAAGCCACAGAGTTATAGGACTAGGGTTTCTGATGAGTTCCGAAAGTCGAAGGGCCTTATACTTGTGACTTCTGATGTATCGGCACGAGGAGTTGACTATCCTGATGTAACACTTGTCATACAG ATTGGTTTGCCGGCTGATAGACAGCAATACATACATCGACTTGGTAGAACTGGCCGTAAAGGTAAAGAAGGGCTAGGCATATTAATTCTAGCACCTTGGGAGGAACTCTTCTTATCTTCAATAAAGGACTTGCCAATAACAAAAGCTTCAGAGACTTTGGTGGAACCAGACACAAAGAAACAG GTGGAGCGTGCCCTGTCCCGTGTTGAGATGAAGAATAAAGAGGCAGCATATCAAGCCTGGCTCGGTTATTACAATTCCAGTAAGGTTGGTAAGGACAAATACAGGCTTGTGGAACTGGCTAACGAGTTCAGCCGAAGCATGGGACTCGATAACCCTCCTGCCATTCCTAAGATGGTTCTTGGCAAGATGGGGCTCAAGAATATCCCAGGCTTGCGCTCTAAGTAA